The following coding sequences lie in one Apus apus isolate bApuApu2 chromosome 16, bApuApu2.pri.cur, whole genome shotgun sequence genomic window:
- the GIT2 gene encoding ARF GTPase-activating protein GIT2 isoform X5: MAKRLRSSEVCADCSAPDPCWASINRGILICDECCSVHRSLGRHISQVRHLKHTPWPPTLLQMVETLYNNGANSIWEHSLLDPASVMSGRRKASPQDKVHPNKAEFIRAKYQMLAFVHRLPCREDDSVTAKDLSKQLHSSVRTGNLETCLRLLSLGAQANFFHPEKGNTPLHVAAKAGQTLQAELLAVYGADPGTQDSNGKTPVDYARQGGHHELAERLVEIQYELTDRLAFYLCGRKPEHKNGQHFVIPQMADSSLDISELAKAAKKKLQSLSNHLFEELAMDVYDEVDRRETDAVWLATQNHSTLVTETTVVPFLPVNPEYSSTRNQGRQKLARFNAHEFATLVIDILSDAKRRQQGNPLAGSKENVELILKSISNQHSSESQDNDQPDYDSVASDEDTDLEAIAAKSNRQKSLDSDLSDGPVTAQEYMQVKNALVASEVKIQQLMKVNVNLSDELRIMQKKLQTLQSENTNLRRQATTNLYQVQSGSEYTDPANNSSLKRRPSARGSRPMSMYETGSGQKPYLPLGEVTYPEESITRLQPFPAHASKLEKQSSVSESDYDNPTTPLELEETGSGRKGRQRSVIWQGEGSIPEDGDTAPSSSLPSTEDVIRKTEQITKNIQELLRAAQENKHDSYIPCSERIHVAVTEMAALFPKKPKSELVRTSLRLLTSSAYRLQSECTKALPVETCPTTDIQLVTQQVIQCAYDIAKAAKQLVTITTKENNN, translated from the exons aTGGCCAAGCGCCTGAGGAGCAGCGAGGTCTGCGCCGACTGCAGCGCCCCGG ATCCCTGTTGGGCGTCTATAAACCGTGGGATCCTGATCTGTGACGAGTGCTGCAGCGTCCACCGGAGCCTGGGCCGTCACATCTCTCAAGTGAGACATCTCAAGCACACACCATGGCCTCCAACACTGCTGCAG ATGGTTGAAACTCTGTACAATAATGGTGCTAACTCTATATGGGAACATTCCTTGCTGGACCCTGCCTCTGTTATGAGTGGAAGGCGCAAGGCGAGCCCACAGGATAAAGTGCA CCCCAATAAGGCAGAATTCATTAGAGCTAAATACCAGATGTTGGCGTTTGTGCATCGCCTGCCGTGCCGTGAGGATGACAGTGTTACTGCCAAAGACCTCAGCAAG cAACTCCATTCCAGTGTCAGGACGGGGAACCTGGAGACCTGCCTGCGGCTGCTCTCCTTGGGAGCTCAGGCCAACTTCTTCCATCCC gagaaagggaacaCCCCACTCCACGTTGCTGCCAAGGCGGGACAGACTTTACAGGCGGAATTACTGGCGGTTTATGGTGCAGATCCTGGCACGCAGGATTCCAATGGGAAAACTCCAGTTGACTATGCAAG ACAAGGTGGGCACCATGAGCTGGCAGAGCGCCTGGTGGAAATTCAGTATGAACTCACAGACAGGCTGGCTTTCTATCTCTGTGGCAGGAAACCAG AGCATAAGAATGGGCAGCACTTTGTTATACCTCAGATGGCAGACAG caGTCTAGATATATCAGAACTTGCAAAAGCAGCTAAGAAGAAGCTTCAGTCT CTGAGCAACCACTTGTTTGAAGAACTTGCCATGGATGTTTATGATGAAGTTGACAGAAGGGAAACAGATGCAG TTTGGCTTGCTACTCAGAATCACAGCACACTGGTGACAGAGACCACAGTGGtcccttttcttcctgtaaatCCTGAATATTCCTCAACCAGGAATCAG GGAAGGCAGAAACTGGCTCGATTTAATGCCCATGAGTTCGCTACGCTCGTTATAGACATTTTAAGTGATGCCAAACGAAGACAACAGGGGAATCCTCTTGCTGGCTCAAAAG AAAATGTGGAACTGATACTCAAATCAATCAGCAATCAACATAGTAGTGAAAGTCAGGATAATGACCAGCCTGATTATGATAGTGTTGCTTCAGATGAAGATACAGATCTGGAAGCAATTGCAGCTAAATCAAACAGACAGAAG AGCCTGGATTCAGACTTGTCAGATGGACCAGTGACAGCCCAAGAATATATGCAAGTTAAAAATGCCCTGGTGGCTTCTGAGGTAAAGATCCAGCAGTTAATGAAGGTGAACGTCAACCTGAGCGACGAGCTGAGGATCATGCAGAAAAAG cttcaaaCGCTGCAGAGTGAAAATACCAACCTCAGAAGACAGGCCACAACCAATCTGTATCAGGTCCAAAGTGGTTCTGAATACACAGACCCTGCCAACAATTCTTCTTTAAAGCGGCGACCATCTGCACGGGGTAGCAGACCCATGTCCATGTATGAGACTGGATCAGGGCAGAAGCCCTACCTCCCCCTGGGAGAGGTCACATATCCAGAAGAAAGCATAACCAGgctgcagcctttccctgcACAT GCCTCgaagctggagaagcagagcagcGTGTCCGAGAGTGACTACGATAACCCCACCACCcccctggagctggaggagacgGG GTCAGGCAGGAAGGGCAGGCAGAGGAGTGTCATTTGGCAGGGGGAGGGATCCATCCCTGAAGATGGTGACACAGCCCCCAGCTCCAGTTTGCCCAGTACGGAAGACGTCATCCGGAAAACTGAGCAGATCACCAAGAACATTCAGGAGCTGCTGCGAGCAGCACAAGAGAACAAGCATGACAG CTATATACCATGCTCCGAGAGAATCCATGTGGCTGTAACGGAAATGGCAGCGCTGTTCCCAAAA aaACCCAAATCTGAACTGGTCAGGACTTCTTTGCGCCTGCTGACCTCTAGTGCCTACAGACTCCAGTCCGAGTGCACAAAAGCCCTTCCCGTGGAGACCTGCCCCACCACAGACATCCAGCTGGTCACCCAGCAGGTCATCCAGTGCGCCTACGACATCGCCAAGGCTGCCAAGCAGCTGGTCACCATCACCACCAAAGAGAACAACAACTGA
- the GIT2 gene encoding ARF GTPase-activating protein GIT2 isoform X8, with the protein MTVLLPKTSASNSIPVSGRGTWRPACGCSPWELRPTSSIPYEHFFPYFDIQPVLTEKGNTPLHVAAKAGQTLQAELLAVYGADPGTQDSNGKTPVDYARQGGHHELAERLVEIQYELTDRLAFYLCGRKPEHKNGQHFVIPQMADSSLDISELAKAAKKKLQSLSNHLFEELAMDVYDEVDRRETDAVWLATQNHSTLVTETTVVPFLPVNPEYSSTRNQGRQKLARFNAHEFATLVIDILSDAKRRQQGNPLAGSKENVELILKSISNQHSSESQDNDQPDYDSVASDEDTDLEAIAAKSNRQKSLDSDLSDGPVTAQEYMQVKNALVASEVKIQQLMKVNVNLSDELRIMQKKLQTLQSENTNLRRQATTNLYQVQSGSEYTDPANNSSLKRRPSARGSRPMSMYETGSGQKPYLPLGEVTYPEESITRLQPFPAHIGRSAFVTSSSSLPSFPSTLSWSRDESTRRASKLEKQSSVSESDYDNPTTPLELEETGSGRKGRQRSVIWQGEGSIPEDGDTAPSSSLPSTEDVIRKTEQITKNIQELLRAAQENKHDRALGPAGSLGLGHSLGCFSTMAPLQPLTVQQPGPASCYIPCSERIHVAVTEMAALFPKKPKSELVRTSLRLLTSSAYRLQSECTKALPVETCPTTDIQLVTQQVIQCAYDIAKAAKQLVTITTKENNN; encoded by the exons ATGACAGTGTTACTGCCAAAGACCTCAGCAAG cAACTCCATTCCAGTGTCAGGACGGGGAACCTGGAGACCTGCCTGCGGCTGCTCTCCTTGGGAGCTCAGGCCAACTTCTTCCATCCCGTACGAGCActtctttccttattttgaTATACAGCCAGTCCTTACA gagaaagggaacaCCCCACTCCACGTTGCTGCCAAGGCGGGACAGACTTTACAGGCGGAATTACTGGCGGTTTATGGTGCAGATCCTGGCACGCAGGATTCCAATGGGAAAACTCCAGTTGACTATGCAAG ACAAGGTGGGCACCATGAGCTGGCAGAGCGCCTGGTGGAAATTCAGTATGAACTCACAGACAGGCTGGCTTTCTATCTCTGTGGCAGGAAACCAG AGCATAAGAATGGGCAGCACTTTGTTATACCTCAGATGGCAGACAG caGTCTAGATATATCAGAACTTGCAAAAGCAGCTAAGAAGAAGCTTCAGTCT CTGAGCAACCACTTGTTTGAAGAACTTGCCATGGATGTTTATGATGAAGTTGACAGAAGGGAAACAGATGCAG TTTGGCTTGCTACTCAGAATCACAGCACACTGGTGACAGAGACCACAGTGGtcccttttcttcctgtaaatCCTGAATATTCCTCAACCAGGAATCAG GGAAGGCAGAAACTGGCTCGATTTAATGCCCATGAGTTCGCTACGCTCGTTATAGACATTTTAAGTGATGCCAAACGAAGACAACAGGGGAATCCTCTTGCTGGCTCAAAAG AAAATGTGGAACTGATACTCAAATCAATCAGCAATCAACATAGTAGTGAAAGTCAGGATAATGACCAGCCTGATTATGATAGTGTTGCTTCAGATGAAGATACAGATCTGGAAGCAATTGCAGCTAAATCAAACAGACAGAAG AGCCTGGATTCAGACTTGTCAGATGGACCAGTGACAGCCCAAGAATATATGCAAGTTAAAAATGCCCTGGTGGCTTCTGAGGTAAAGATCCAGCAGTTAATGAAGGTGAACGTCAACCTGAGCGACGAGCTGAGGATCATGCAGAAAAAG cttcaaaCGCTGCAGAGTGAAAATACCAACCTCAGAAGACAGGCCACAACCAATCTGTATCAGGTCCAAAGTGGTTCTGAATACACAGACCCTGCCAACAATTCTTCTTTAAAGCGGCGACCATCTGCACGGGGTAGCAGACCCATGTCCATGTATGAGACTGGATCAGGGCAGAAGCCCTACCTCCCCCTGGGAGAGGTCACATATCCAGAAGAAAGCATAACCAGgctgcagcctttccctgcACAT ATCGGGAGGAGTGCGTTTGTGACCTCCTCTTCATCTCTaccttccttcccctccacgCTTTCCTGGTCAAGGGATGAAAGCACACGAAGG GCCTCgaagctggagaagcagagcagcGTGTCCGAGAGTGACTACGATAACCCCACCACCcccctggagctggaggagacgGG GTCAGGCAGGAAGGGCAGGCAGAGGAGTGTCATTTGGCAGGGGGAGGGATCCATCCCTGAAGATGGTGACACAGCCCCCAGCTCCAGTTTGCCCAGTACGGAAGACGTCATCCGGAAAACTGAGCAGATCACCAAGAACATTCAGGAGCTGCTGCGAGCAGCACAAGAGAACAAGCATGACAG AGCGTTAGGGCCTGCGGGCTCGCTGGGGCTCgggcacagcctgggctgcttcAGCACGATGGCTCCCCTGCAGCCTCTGACCGTccagcagcctggccctgcctccTG CTATATACCATGCTCCGAGAGAATCCATGTGGCTGTAACGGAAATGGCAGCGCTGTTCCCAAAA aaACCCAAATCTGAACTGGTCAGGACTTCTTTGCGCCTGCTGACCTCTAGTGCCTACAGACTCCAGTCCGAGTGCACAAAAGCCCTTCCCGTGGAGACCTGCCCCACCACAGACATCCAGCTGGTCACCCAGCAGGTCATCCAGTGCGCCTACGACATCGCCAAGGCTGCCAAGCAGCTGGTCACCATCACCACCAAAGAGAACAACAACTGA
- the GIT2 gene encoding ARF GTPase-activating protein GIT2 isoform X2 yields the protein MAKRLRSSEVCADCSAPDPCWASINRGILICDECCSVHRSLGRHISQVRHLKHTPWPPTLLQMVETLYNNGANSIWEHSLLDPASVMSGRRKASPQDKVHPNKAEFIRAKYQMLAFVHRLPCREDDSVTAKDLSKQLHSSVRTGNLETCLRLLSLGAQANFFHPEKGNTPLHVAAKAGQTLQAELLAVYGADPGTQDSNGKTPVDYARQGGHHELAERLVEIQYELTDRLAFYLCGRKPEHKNGQHFVIPQMADSLDISELAKAAKKKLQSLSNHLFEELAMDVYDEVDRRETDAVWLATQNHSTLVTETTVVPFLPVNPEYSSTRNQGRQKLARFNAHEFATLVIDILSDAKRRQQGNPLAGSKENVELILKSISNQHSSESQDNDQPDYDSVASDEDTDLEAIAAKSNRQKSLDSDLSDGPVTAQEYMQVKNALVASEVKIQQLMKVNVNLSDELRIMQKKLQTLQSENTNLRRQATTNLYQVQSGSEYTDPANNSSLKRRPSARGSRPMSMYETGSGQKPYLPLGEVTYPEESITRLQPFPAHIGRSAFVTSSSSLPSFPSTLSWSRDESTRRASKLEKQSSVSESDYDNPTTPLELEETGSGRKGRQRSVIWQGEGSIPEDGDTAPSSSLPSTEDVIRKTEQITKNIQELLRAAQENKHDRALGPAGSLGLGHSLGCFSTMAPLQPLTVQQPGPASCYIPCSERIHVAVTEMAALFPKKPKSELVRTSLRLLTSSAYRLQSECTKALPVETCPTTDIQLVTQQVIQCAYDIAKAAKQLVTITTKENNN from the exons aTGGCCAAGCGCCTGAGGAGCAGCGAGGTCTGCGCCGACTGCAGCGCCCCGG ATCCCTGTTGGGCGTCTATAAACCGTGGGATCCTGATCTGTGACGAGTGCTGCAGCGTCCACCGGAGCCTGGGCCGTCACATCTCTCAAGTGAGACATCTCAAGCACACACCATGGCCTCCAACACTGCTGCAG ATGGTTGAAACTCTGTACAATAATGGTGCTAACTCTATATGGGAACATTCCTTGCTGGACCCTGCCTCTGTTATGAGTGGAAGGCGCAAGGCGAGCCCACAGGATAAAGTGCA CCCCAATAAGGCAGAATTCATTAGAGCTAAATACCAGATGTTGGCGTTTGTGCATCGCCTGCCGTGCCGTGAGGATGACAGTGTTACTGCCAAAGACCTCAGCAAG cAACTCCATTCCAGTGTCAGGACGGGGAACCTGGAGACCTGCCTGCGGCTGCTCTCCTTGGGAGCTCAGGCCAACTTCTTCCATCCC gagaaagggaacaCCCCACTCCACGTTGCTGCCAAGGCGGGACAGACTTTACAGGCGGAATTACTGGCGGTTTATGGTGCAGATCCTGGCACGCAGGATTCCAATGGGAAAACTCCAGTTGACTATGCAAG ACAAGGTGGGCACCATGAGCTGGCAGAGCGCCTGGTGGAAATTCAGTATGAACTCACAGACAGGCTGGCTTTCTATCTCTGTGGCAGGAAACCAG AGCATAAGAATGGGCAGCACTTTGTTATACCTCAGATGGCAGACAG TCTAGATATATCAGAACTTGCAAAAGCAGCTAAGAAGAAGCTTCAGTCT CTGAGCAACCACTTGTTTGAAGAACTTGCCATGGATGTTTATGATGAAGTTGACAGAAGGGAAACAGATGCAG TTTGGCTTGCTACTCAGAATCACAGCACACTGGTGACAGAGACCACAGTGGtcccttttcttcctgtaaatCCTGAATATTCCTCAACCAGGAATCAG GGAAGGCAGAAACTGGCTCGATTTAATGCCCATGAGTTCGCTACGCTCGTTATAGACATTTTAAGTGATGCCAAACGAAGACAACAGGGGAATCCTCTTGCTGGCTCAAAAG AAAATGTGGAACTGATACTCAAATCAATCAGCAATCAACATAGTAGTGAAAGTCAGGATAATGACCAGCCTGATTATGATAGTGTTGCTTCAGATGAAGATACAGATCTGGAAGCAATTGCAGCTAAATCAAACAGACAGAAG AGCCTGGATTCAGACTTGTCAGATGGACCAGTGACAGCCCAAGAATATATGCAAGTTAAAAATGCCCTGGTGGCTTCTGAGGTAAAGATCCAGCAGTTAATGAAGGTGAACGTCAACCTGAGCGACGAGCTGAGGATCATGCAGAAAAAG cttcaaaCGCTGCAGAGTGAAAATACCAACCTCAGAAGACAGGCCACAACCAATCTGTATCAGGTCCAAAGTGGTTCTGAATACACAGACCCTGCCAACAATTCTTCTTTAAAGCGGCGACCATCTGCACGGGGTAGCAGACCCATGTCCATGTATGAGACTGGATCAGGGCAGAAGCCCTACCTCCCCCTGGGAGAGGTCACATATCCAGAAGAAAGCATAACCAGgctgcagcctttccctgcACAT ATCGGGAGGAGTGCGTTTGTGACCTCCTCTTCATCTCTaccttccttcccctccacgCTTTCCTGGTCAAGGGATGAAAGCACACGAAGG GCCTCgaagctggagaagcagagcagcGTGTCCGAGAGTGACTACGATAACCCCACCACCcccctggagctggaggagacgGG GTCAGGCAGGAAGGGCAGGCAGAGGAGTGTCATTTGGCAGGGGGAGGGATCCATCCCTGAAGATGGTGACACAGCCCCCAGCTCCAGTTTGCCCAGTACGGAAGACGTCATCCGGAAAACTGAGCAGATCACCAAGAACATTCAGGAGCTGCTGCGAGCAGCACAAGAGAACAAGCATGACAG AGCGTTAGGGCCTGCGGGCTCGCTGGGGCTCgggcacagcctgggctgcttcAGCACGATGGCTCCCCTGCAGCCTCTGACCGTccagcagcctggccctgcctccTG CTATATACCATGCTCCGAGAGAATCCATGTGGCTGTAACGGAAATGGCAGCGCTGTTCCCAAAA aaACCCAAATCTGAACTGGTCAGGACTTCTTTGCGCCTGCTGACCTCTAGTGCCTACAGACTCCAGTCCGAGTGCACAAAAGCCCTTCCCGTGGAGACCTGCCCCACCACAGACATCCAGCTGGTCACCCAGCAGGTCATCCAGTGCGCCTACGACATCGCCAAGGCTGCCAAGCAGCTGGTCACCATCACCACCAAAGAGAACAACAACTGA
- the GIT2 gene encoding ARF GTPase-activating protein GIT2 isoform X7 — translation MAKRLRSSEVCADCSAPDPCWASINRGILICDECCSVHRSLGRHISQVRHLKHTPWPPTLLQMVETLYNNGANSIWEHSLLDPASVMSGRRKASPQDKVHPNKAEFIRAKYQMLAFVHRLPCREDDSVTAKDLSKQLHSSVRTGNLETCLRLLSLGAQANFFHPEKGNTPLHVAAKAGQTLQAELLAVYGADPGTQDSNGKTPVDYARQGGHHELAERLVEIQYELTDRLAFYLCGRKPEHKNGQHFVIPQMADSSLDISELAKAAKKKLQSLSNHLFEELAMDVYDEVDRRETDAVWLATQNHSTLVTETTVVPFLPVNPEYSSTRNQGRQKLARFNAHEFATLVIDILSDAKRRQQGNPLAGSKENVELILKSISNQHSSESQDNDQPDYDSVASDEDTDLEAIAAKSNRQKSLDSDLSDGPVTAQEYMQVKNALVASEVKIQQLMKVNVNLSDELRIMQKKIGRSAFVTSSSSLPSFPSTLSWSRDESTRRASKLEKQSSVSESDYDNPTTPLELEETGSGRKGRQRSVIWQGEGSIPEDGDTAPSSSLPSTEDVIRKTEQITKNIQELLRAAQENKHDRALGPAGSLGLGHSLGCFSTMAPLQPLTVQQPGPASCYIPCSERIHVAVTEMAALFPKKPKSELVRTSLRLLTSSAYRLQSECTKALPVETCPTTDIQLVTQQVIQCAYDIAKAAKQLVTITTKENNN, via the exons aTGGCCAAGCGCCTGAGGAGCAGCGAGGTCTGCGCCGACTGCAGCGCCCCGG ATCCCTGTTGGGCGTCTATAAACCGTGGGATCCTGATCTGTGACGAGTGCTGCAGCGTCCACCGGAGCCTGGGCCGTCACATCTCTCAAGTGAGACATCTCAAGCACACACCATGGCCTCCAACACTGCTGCAG ATGGTTGAAACTCTGTACAATAATGGTGCTAACTCTATATGGGAACATTCCTTGCTGGACCCTGCCTCTGTTATGAGTGGAAGGCGCAAGGCGAGCCCACAGGATAAAGTGCA CCCCAATAAGGCAGAATTCATTAGAGCTAAATACCAGATGTTGGCGTTTGTGCATCGCCTGCCGTGCCGTGAGGATGACAGTGTTACTGCCAAAGACCTCAGCAAG cAACTCCATTCCAGTGTCAGGACGGGGAACCTGGAGACCTGCCTGCGGCTGCTCTCCTTGGGAGCTCAGGCCAACTTCTTCCATCCC gagaaagggaacaCCCCACTCCACGTTGCTGCCAAGGCGGGACAGACTTTACAGGCGGAATTACTGGCGGTTTATGGTGCAGATCCTGGCACGCAGGATTCCAATGGGAAAACTCCAGTTGACTATGCAAG ACAAGGTGGGCACCATGAGCTGGCAGAGCGCCTGGTGGAAATTCAGTATGAACTCACAGACAGGCTGGCTTTCTATCTCTGTGGCAGGAAACCAG AGCATAAGAATGGGCAGCACTTTGTTATACCTCAGATGGCAGACAG caGTCTAGATATATCAGAACTTGCAAAAGCAGCTAAGAAGAAGCTTCAGTCT CTGAGCAACCACTTGTTTGAAGAACTTGCCATGGATGTTTATGATGAAGTTGACAGAAGGGAAACAGATGCAG TTTGGCTTGCTACTCAGAATCACAGCACACTGGTGACAGAGACCACAGTGGtcccttttcttcctgtaaatCCTGAATATTCCTCAACCAGGAATCAG GGAAGGCAGAAACTGGCTCGATTTAATGCCCATGAGTTCGCTACGCTCGTTATAGACATTTTAAGTGATGCCAAACGAAGACAACAGGGGAATCCTCTTGCTGGCTCAAAAG AAAATGTGGAACTGATACTCAAATCAATCAGCAATCAACATAGTAGTGAAAGTCAGGATAATGACCAGCCTGATTATGATAGTGTTGCTTCAGATGAAGATACAGATCTGGAAGCAATTGCAGCTAAATCAAACAGACAGAAG AGCCTGGATTCAGACTTGTCAGATGGACCAGTGACAGCCCAAGAATATATGCAAGTTAAAAATGCCCTGGTGGCTTCTGAGGTAAAGATCCAGCAGTTAATGAAGGTGAACGTCAACCTGAGCGACGAGCTGAGGATCATGCAGAAAAAG ATCGGGAGGAGTGCGTTTGTGACCTCCTCTTCATCTCTaccttccttcccctccacgCTTTCCTGGTCAAGGGATGAAAGCACACGAAGG GCCTCgaagctggagaagcagagcagcGTGTCCGAGAGTGACTACGATAACCCCACCACCcccctggagctggaggagacgGG GTCAGGCAGGAAGGGCAGGCAGAGGAGTGTCATTTGGCAGGGGGAGGGATCCATCCCTGAAGATGGTGACACAGCCCCCAGCTCCAGTTTGCCCAGTACGGAAGACGTCATCCGGAAAACTGAGCAGATCACCAAGAACATTCAGGAGCTGCTGCGAGCAGCACAAGAGAACAAGCATGACAG AGCGTTAGGGCCTGCGGGCTCGCTGGGGCTCgggcacagcctgggctgcttcAGCACGATGGCTCCCCTGCAGCCTCTGACCGTccagcagcctggccctgcctccTG CTATATACCATGCTCCGAGAGAATCCATGTGGCTGTAACGGAAATGGCAGCGCTGTTCCCAAAA aaACCCAAATCTGAACTGGTCAGGACTTCTTTGCGCCTGCTGACCTCTAGTGCCTACAGACTCCAGTCCGAGTGCACAAAAGCCCTTCCCGTGGAGACCTGCCCCACCACAGACATCCAGCTGGTCACCCAGCAGGTCATCCAGTGCGCCTACGACATCGCCAAGGCTGCCAAGCAGCTGGTCACCATCACCACCAAAGAGAACAACAACTGA